Proteins from one Porites lutea chromosome 3, jaPorLute2.1, whole genome shotgun sequence genomic window:
- the LOC140931812 gene encoding uncharacterized protein yields MREYGHVLDDESLRTLMAEVECIINSRPLTVSSSDPGDLDPLTPSHLLTMKSKIVMPPPGNFQKADVYLLRRWKRVQYLSNVFWSRWRKEYVQTLQERVKWNNPKRNFQRGDLVLIADDRAPRNQWNMARVVDSRPDSKGQV; encoded by the coding sequence ATGCGAGAATATGGTCACGTCCTTGATGATGAGTCTCTTAGAACCTTGATGGCTGAGGTAGAATGCATCATCAACAGCCGTCCACTTACCGTCTCGTCAAGTGATCCCGGAGATTTGGATCCTTTAACGCCGAGTCACCTATTGACGATGAAATCAAAGATCGTAATGCCGCCCCCGGGTAACTTCCAGAAGGCCGACGTTTATCTCCTTCGAAGATGGAAACGGGTTCAATATTTGTCCAACGTCTTTTGGTCAAGATGGAGAAAGGAGTACGTCCAGACCTTACAAgagagagtaaaatggaacaacCCGAAGAGAAACTTTCAAAGAGGGGACCTTGTATTGATCGCCGATGATAGAGCGCCAAGAAATCAATGGAATATGGCTCGAGTTGTCGACTCACGCCCAGATTCAAAGGGACAGGTCTGA
- the LOC140931813 gene encoding uncharacterized protein — MAPTEEIRLKPKLGITDDGTRRGGNATKVEAEPLRVEELDRAEKTILRLIQSRAFPKEMGALQKIQRAYSKDDRQFAKAKKSEIRKSSTLFRLDPFLDKDGLIHIGGRLGNSQEFEESFKHPVILPKKSFIVEVIIRDAHAGRGITLNELRSRYWIVSANSAVRHLISKCVVCRRLRGTTGEQKMADLLEERITSAPPFTYCASRGVHIETADSLETDSFMNALRRFIARRGPVCEIRSDQGTNTVGAQTELKKALEEMEHDDIQRRLSKDFNSDWVIKWKRNPPAVSHMGGVWERQIRSV, encoded by the exons ATGGCACCGACTGAAGAAATCCGTCTCAAGCCCAAGCTAGGTATTACTGACGATGGTACAAGGAGAGGTGGAAATGCCACAAAGGTTGAAGCCGAGCCTCTGAGGGTAGAAGAGTTAGACAGAGCTGAGAAGACCATTCTTAGACTTATACAGAGTAGAGCGTTTCCCAAGGAAATGGGAGCCTTACAGAAGATTCAAAGAGCATATTCCAAGGACGATCGCCAATTCGCGAAAGCGAAGAAGTCTGAAATTAGGAAGTCAAGTACCCTGTTCCGCCTTGATCCCTTTCTAGACAAGGATGGACTCATCCACATTGGTGGTAGACTGGGTAATTCACAGGAGTTCGAGGAAAGCTTTAAGCATCCGGTTATCCTCCCTAAGAAGAGTTTCATCGTCGAGGTTATCATTCGTGACGCTCATGCTGGCAGAGGCATAACGTTGAACGAGCTTAGAAGCCGATATTGGATAGTTAGCGCGAATTCTGCTGTGAGACATCTCATTTCCAAGTGTGTTGTGTGTCGTCGTCTTCGAGGAACAACCGGTGAACAGAAGATGGCTGATCTGCTGGAGGAGAGGATAACATCTGCCCCTCCCTTCACTTATTGTG CCAGTAGAGGAGTACACATCGAAACAGCAGACTCGCTAGAAACAGATTCCTTTATGAACGCACTACGAAGATTCATAGCAAGGAGAGGACCGGTATGCGAGATCAGATCAGACCAGGGAACCAACACTGTGGGAGCTCAGACAGAGCTTAAGAAAGCCCTAGAGGAGATGGAGCATGATGACATCCAAAGACGCCTCAGCAAAGACTTCAATTCTGATTGGGTTATCAAATGGAAAAGGAATCCCCCAGCTGTGTCTCATATGGGTGGCGTCTGGGAACGTCAGATACGATCTGTTTGA
- the LOC140931814 gene encoding uncharacterized protein encodes MNVHLFGAVSSPSCSNFTLRKAADDAEKIVGTEAADVLRKNFYVDDCLHSEGKEDTAIRIRDVHQACAHGGFNLAKIVSNSKNVLESIPEEVRAPEVRSLELGSDYYPVERALGVQWAIESDMFGFMFVIKDQLLTRRGILSTISSVYDPLGIAAPFLLVGKKILQDLCQTKLGWDDEICEEFCVCWERMENERGDVHCAFLIGKARVAPVKTMTIPCLELTAATVSVRVVEMIARELDEPVSSKHFWTDSTTMLKYISNEKKRFQVFVANRLQTIRDATNPYQWR; translated from the exons ATGAACGTCCACTTGTTCGGCGCAGTGTCGTCACCAAGTTGCTCAAATTTCACGCTGAGAAAAGCCGCAGATGACGCGGAAAAGATTGTTGGAACAGAGGCCGCAGATGTTCTGCGAAAGAACTTTTACGTTGACGACTGTCTGCACTCTGAAGGAAAAGAAGATACCGCTATCAGGATACGTGATGTTCACCAGGCTTGTGCCCATGGAGGGTTTAATTTGGCCAAGATCGTCAGCAACAGCAAAAACGTTCTCGAAAGTATCCCGGAAGAAGTGCGCGCCCCAGAAGTTAGATCGTTAGAATTAGGAAGTGATTACTATCCAGTGGAGAGAGCTCTTGGTGTCCAGTGGGCGATCGAATCGGACATGTTCGGTTTCATGTTTGTCATCAAAGACCAGCTACTAACAAGGAGGGGAATACTATCAACCATATCTTCCGTCTACGACCCTCTGGGTATAGCTGCGCCCTTCCTGTTAGTCGGGAAGAAGATATTGCAGGATCTGTGCCAAACAAAGCTAGGATGGGACGACGAGATTTGCGAAGAGTTCTGCGTATGTTGGGAAAG AATGGAAAACGAGAGAGGTGACGTCCATTGCGCATTCCTTATAGGGAAGGCTCGAGTTGCTCCCGTGAAGACCATGACTATCCCTTGTTTAGAGTTAACCGCAGCCACTGTATCAGTTCGTGTGGTAGAGATGATCGCCAGAGAGCTAGACGAACCTGTTAGTAGCAAGCACTTCTGGACAGACAGCACAACCATGTTAAAGTACATAAGTAACGAAAAGAAGCGTTTTCAGGTCTTTGTCGCCAACCGTCTTCAGACGATACGAGACGCGACAAACCCCTACCAGTGGAGGTAA